The Montipora foliosa isolate CH-2021 chromosome 14, ASM3666993v2, whole genome shotgun sequence genome window below encodes:
- the LOC137985456 gene encoding THAP domain-containing protein 11-like: MSSSSNINCCVPLCNQRGTVDANGKRVGFFNFPKDPNLRAQWLQTIRRDVGTKFKLTEITKVCSLHFRESEIKKGLEGKKMSVDITAVPSKFAGCTSPRKRPPPSARFSPKKGKHRLEESFTEESFTVRRDITSEADDTVSLETAEIVNTESQDSCESLRFISALVKSGIFAKRLPQP, translated from the coding sequence ATGAGTTCTAGTTCAAATATTAATTGCTGTGTTCCTCTTTGCAACCAGAGAGGAACCGTAGACGCCAACGGAAAGAGAGTCGGCTTCTTCAATTTTCCGAAAGATCCAAACCTTCGAGCTCAATGGCTGCAGACGATTCGAAGAGACGTTGGAACGAAATTCAAACTGACGGAAATTACAAAAGTTTGCTCACTGCATTTTCGTGAAAGCGAAATAAAAAAAGGCCTTGAAGGAAAGAAGATGAGTGTAGACATCACCGCAGTTCCTTCGAAATTTGCAGGGTGTACTTCACCGCGAAAGAGACCGCCGCCGTCTGCAAGATTTTCACCGAAGAAGGGCAAGCATCGACTGGAAGAATCATTCACGGAAGAATCATTCACGGTTAGACGCGACATAACATCCGAAGCGGACGATACAGTTTCTCTCGAAACAGCTGAAATTGTAAATACTGAATCACAAGATTCATGCGAGTCATTACGATTCATCTCAGCTTTGGTAAAAAGCGGCATTTTTGCTAAGCGATTGCCCCAGCCATGA
- the LOC137985458 gene encoding 52 kDa repressor of the inhibitor of the protein kinase-like has protein sequence MELLREAAVGIGLNSQRVSVVTRAWAAYVVIALSVIGDLIFELEVVKLMWKQLLSLALRFSAVSYRSLSDCCCRYSSVYSIARPCKSPKRKEILFEKLSESAGNDLLAIADSGLSAGTEDGQCEGVIALRANKNRYHLPTLSDTRWLLRVDSISTLLSNYEAVHEALDEVRVQSTGQSSHDAASYLYSMSAFCFIVAAVICQYIFAFTRSLSVVLQSKECDLVLAHENARNLVAAIQSQRSDERFHLLYSRATAIASKVGVSPTKPSTVNRQVNRAKANVGGDIEVHYKVNFYYPFIDHVIQHLNDRFPDEIKGVLLASFLIPSKLHLSDETVAAKIEQSLGDELPNNAEFGQEVLRWKMKNNNSDAKKIQSLQHAVIHCNESFYPNISTILQLLLTLPVGSCSCERSFSSLRRLKTWSRTSMANARLNGLALAYIHKPTEIDSSSILKRWNASGHRRIAVAFSNE, from the exons atggagctgttacgagaagccgctgtggggatagG TCTTAATTCTCAACGggtgtctgtagtgacgcgagcttgggctgcctatgttgTCATTGCCTTGTCTGTGATCGGTGATCTGATATTCGAGTTAGAGGTAGTCAAGTTGATGTGGAAGCAGCTTCTGTCACTTGCGTTACGGTTCAGTGCGGTTTCCTACAGATCGTTATCGGACTGCTGCTGTCGTTACAGCTCGGTGTACTCTATCGCTAGACcttgcaaaag TCCCAAGCGTAAGGAAATCCTATTCGAGAAACTCTCAGAAAGTGCCGGTAATGACTTGCTTGCAATTGCCGATTCAGGTCTCTCAGCCGGAACGGAGGACGGCCAATGTGAAGGCGTCATCGCATTGCGAGCGAACAAAAACCGATATCACCTTCCGACATTAAGTGATACCAGGTGGCTTTTGCGAGTAGATTCGATCAGCACTCTGTTGAGTAATTACGAAGCTGTCCATGAAGCCCTTGATGAAGTGCGTGTTCAGTCAACTGGTCAGAGTTCCCATGATGCCGCTTCGTATCTTTACAGCATGAGCGCATTCTGCTTTATCGTAGCTGCTGTTATTTGTCAGTACATTTTCGCTTTCACTAGATCTCTGTCAGTGGTCCTCCAGAGTAAAGAATGCGATTTAGTCTTAGCTCATGAAAATGCTAGGAATCTGGTGGCTGCTATTCAGTCTCAGCGATCAGATGAAAGATTCCATTTGTTGTATTCAAGGGCAACTGCAATCGCTTCTAAGGTCGGTGTTTCACCTACTAAGCCGAGCACGGTTAACAGGCAAGTTAACAGAGCGAAAGCGAATGTTGGTGGGGACATAGAAGTGCACTATAAAGTGAACTTCTACTATCCCTTCATTGATCATGTGATCCAGCATTTGAATGACAGATTTCCAGATGAGATCAAAGGAGTATTGCTGGCCAGTTTCCTCATCCCCTCGAAGTTGCACTTGTCAGATGAAACTGTTGCAGCAAAAATAGAACAAAGTTTAGGAGACGAACTCCCTAACAACGCCGAATTTGGTCAAGAG GTACTGCGTTGgaagatgaagaacaacaactcAGATGCTAAGAAAATCCAAAGCTTGCAACATGCTGTGATCCACTGcaacgaaagtttttatccaaACATATCAACCATTTTACAACTTCTTTTAACCCTTCCAGTGGGCTCTTGTTCTTGCGAGCGTTCCTTCAGCTCACTGAGAAGGCTTAAAACCTGGTCCCGCACAAGCATGGCTAATGCGAGGCTAAACGGACTCGCTTTAGCGTACATTCATAAACCAACGGAAATTGACAGCAGTTCAATTTTAAAGCGATGGAATGCCTCTGGCCACAGACGGATTGCCGTAGCTTTCAGTAATGAATAG
- the LOC137985459 gene encoding uncharacterized protein — translation MEITEVKSENEHQSEDLAEVVADLKCQLSLSKFCIERFKNSDDDIFFYTGFPNYNTLMVFWEYVKPCAESLISWNLARSKSEENFTASFPYLHEVDKKRERRRNIDPIDQLWMFLTRLRLGLFERDLAHRYGVSVATVSDVLVTWVNYLYIMLGSLPIWVSKDKIKDYLPEGFKGQYQDIRGIFDCTEIKCDMPKDLQTHSEMYSDYKSHNTYKGFICISPLGDFCQPPVSWPHK, via the coding sequence ATGGAAATCACCGAGGTAAAAAGTGAAAACGAGCATCAAAGTGAAGATTTGGCAGAGGTCGTTGCAGATTTAAAATGCCAACTGTCACTGTCCAAGTTTTGTATAGAGAGATTTAAGAATAGTGATGATGATATTTTCTTTTATACGGGTTTTCCAAATTACAATACTTTGATGGTATTCTGGGAGTATGTTAAGCCGTGTGCAGAGTCTTTAATTAGCTGGAATCTCGCTCGCAGTAAAAGCGAAGAAAACTTTACTGCTTCATTTCCGTATTTACACGAGGTAGACAAGAAAAGGGAGAGGAGGCGCAATATTGATCCTATAGATCAACTATGGATGTTTTTGACCAGACTTAGATTGGGGTTATTTGAAAGGGACCTGGCACACAGATACGGTGTTTCTGTAGCAACAGTTTCTGATGTTTTAGTGACATGGGTAAACTATCTGTACATCATGCTTGGAAGCCTGCCAATATGGGTTTCCAAGGATAAAATCAAGGATTATCTACCTGAGGGATTTAAAGGCCAGTATCAAGATATCAGAGGGATTTTTGACTGCACAGAAATAAAATGTGACATGCCCAAGGACCTTCAAACACACTCAGAAATGTACTCAGACTACAAATCCCACAATACTTATAAAGGTTTTATTTGCATCTCCCCGTTGGGTGACTTTTGTCAGCCACCTGTTTCCTGGCCGCATAAGTGA